The following are encoded in a window of Candidatus Zixiibacteriota bacterium genomic DNA:
- a CDS encoding penicillin-binding transpeptidase domain-containing protein yields MNRTRMERIRLGLMLVAVMLFLGVAIARLAQFQIVDAEQYKSIVEKQSTGRVPIPAERGMIYDRYGRVVAKNVSRQALYAHPQSRKDLSDAAAYLEKIFRLRSGDAVRKYKLEVNKFRWIDRRLDERLAQRIEKEAPPGLYLRADLARQYPYALVGRQILGYTNIDNEGLSGFELLRDSLLSGTSGYADFNRDGRRETYTIREQALVKPIAGQSVVLTVDWQLQEIVEQELAAAVDSFHATLGMAAFLDCRTGEILAMAHFDPAEKDPEHPTKLYPISDQFEPGSAYKPFTAAALLDAGVINFYQTTYCENGLWRVGRRTLADDKKHGWLNFRQIIELSSNIGLGKSAQLVEGPALIDTYRRFGFGSRTGLSFPGETRGSLRPPQVWSDYNVAALAMGHSVATTCLQMANAMAAIANGGQLLEPKLVLGYVDDDGYVSRVGEPKVVNHPLNAVSADTLRAFLRGVVENGTGKPVNSEFVNIAGKTGTAELPNLEQGGYHKNRFMASFCGFFPAEAPIVAGIVALKDPRPMTYGGYTAGKAFRHIAERYTVSHPDQFAATERVCGQRKEPVMLTVEVPDFVGRDIYQARMLAEQRGVNLRSDSLSGVVVWQYPAPDRAILVTDEVVVAVVPAGRTRPTMIDLRGESIRRASAFLDFAGITYTIVGSGRVTEQSVPPGEPITDTLNCRLVCEPS; encoded by the coding sequence ATGAACCGCACCCGCATGGAACGGATCCGGCTCGGTCTGATGCTGGTTGCCGTGATGCTGTTCCTTGGGGTCGCAATCGCGCGACTGGCGCAGTTCCAGATTGTCGATGCGGAGCAATACAAGTCGATTGTAGAGAAGCAGTCCACCGGGCGGGTACCGATCCCGGCCGAGCGGGGAATGATCTATGATCGTTATGGCCGGGTGGTGGCCAAGAATGTCAGCCGCCAGGCGCTCTACGCGCACCCGCAATCCAGGAAAGATCTGTCCGATGCAGCGGCCTATCTCGAAAAGATCTTCCGCCTTCGATCCGGAGACGCCGTTCGCAAATACAAACTCGAGGTAAACAAATTCCGGTGGATTGATCGGAGGCTCGATGAGCGGTTGGCGCAGCGAATCGAAAAGGAAGCTCCACCGGGGCTCTATCTTCGTGCGGATCTTGCCCGTCAATACCCGTACGCGCTGGTCGGACGGCAAATCCTGGGCTACACCAATATCGATAACGAGGGTCTCTCCGGATTCGAGCTGTTGCGCGATTCACTTTTGTCCGGAACCAGCGGCTACGCCGATTTCAACCGCGACGGCAGGCGTGAGACCTATACGATCCGCGAGCAAGCGCTGGTCAAACCGATCGCCGGGCAGTCGGTGGTGCTGACTGTCGACTGGCAGCTCCAGGAAATTGTCGAACAGGAGCTGGCAGCGGCGGTGGATTCGTTCCACGCCACACTGGGGATGGCCGCCTTTCTCGATTGTCGCACCGGCGAAATACTCGCCATGGCGCATTTTGACCCGGCCGAGAAAGATCCGGAGCACCCGACCAAGCTGTATCCGATTTCGGATCAGTTCGAACCGGGATCAGCGTACAAACCATTTACGGCGGCGGCGCTGCTCGATGCCGGCGTTATCAATTTCTATCAGACCACGTACTGCGAGAATGGCCTGTGGCGTGTTGGTCGGCGCACCCTCGCCGACGACAAGAAGCACGGCTGGCTGAACTTCCGCCAGATTATTGAACTTTCAAGCAATATAGGCCTGGGCAAGTCCGCGCAACTGGTTGAAGGTCCCGCGCTAATCGATACTTACCGCCGGTTCGGGTTCGGCAGTCGCACTGGCCTCAGTTTCCCCGGTGAGACGAGAGGTTCGCTGCGTCCTCCCCAGGTTTGGTCCGATTACAATGTGGCTGCTTTGGCGATGGGGCACTCTGTGGCCACCACATGCCTGCAGATGGCCAACGCCATGGCCGCAATTGCCAACGGCGGACAGTTGCTCGAACCGAAACTGGTGTTGGGATATGTCGACGACGATGGTTATGTGAGTCGTGTCGGCGAACCCAAAGTCGTAAATCATCCCCTGAACGCCGTGTCCGCGGATACTCTCCGTGCTTTCCTGCGCGGTGTTGTTGAAAACGGTACCGGCAAACCGGTCAATTCCGAGTTCGTGAACATAGCCGGCAAGACCGGCACTGCGGAGCTGCCCAATCTCGAACAGGGCGGCTATCACAAGAATCGTTTCATGGCGAGCTTCTGCGGTTTCTTCCCGGCCGAGGCGCCGATCGTGGCGGGCATTGTTGCCCTAAAGGACCCGCGCCCCATGACATACGGCGGATACACCGCAGGGAAAGCGTTTCGGCATATCGCCGAACGGTACACCGTCTCGCATCCCGATCAGTTTGCCGCCACCGAACGAGTCTGCGGCCAGCGGAAAGAACCGGTAATGCTCACGGTCGAAGTGCCGGACTTTGTCGGGCGCGATATCTATCAGGCGCGGATGCTCGCGGAACAGCGCGGGGTCAATCTTCGATCTGACAGCCTTAGCGGTGTAGTGGTCTGGCAGTACCCGGCGCCCGACCGCGCAATCCTTGTCACCGATGAGGTGGTGGTCGCGGTTGTGCCGGCCGGTAGGACGCGGCCAACCATGATCGACCTTCGGGGAGAGAGCATCCGGAGGGCATCGGCTTTTCTCGACTTTGCCGGTATCACTTATACGATAGTCGGCTCCGGCCGTGTGACCGAGCAATCGGTCCCGCCGGGCGAGCCGATCACCGACACCTTGAACTGCCGGCTCGTGTGTGAGCCAAGCTGA
- a CDS encoding cell division protein FtsL, giving the protein MKARSLRKYKETVEIRSLLFNRLRTHRYFPIAVMALLITGAACIHVWQRVVVLSLVKEVAALEKENRGLVDDAHKIQTEIAALSMATRIERFASDTLGLQRPSPNGLYTMTPVDIEMAESQDAFAALVSSIRRMADYLPERTEARAAAQELEPIKFDTVAYEGAGE; this is encoded by the coding sequence GTGAAAGCGCGCTCGCTTCGCAAGTACAAAGAGACGGTCGAAATCCGATCCCTGCTTTTCAATCGCCTTCGTACCCACCGGTACTTCCCGATCGCGGTCATGGCCCTTTTGATTACCGGCGCTGCCTGCATTCATGTCTGGCAGCGGGTGGTGGTGCTGTCACTGGTAAAGGAAGTCGCCGCCCTGGAGAAGGAAAACCGGGGCCTGGTGGACGACGCCCACAAGATTCAGACCGAGATCGCGGCGCTCTCGATGGCTACCCGCATAGAGCGGTTTGCGTCCGATACCCTCGGTCTCCAACGGCCGTCCCCGAACGGGCTGTATACGATGACGCCTGTCGATATAGAGATGGCGGAGTCGCAGGACGCTTTTGCGGCGCTGGTCTCATCGATCAGGCGGATGGCCGATTACCTCCCCGAACGAACCGAGGCCCGTGCCGCCGCCCAGGAGCTGGAGCCGATTAAGTTCGACACTGTGGCATACGAGGGGGCAGGGGAATGA
- the rsmH gene encoding 16S rRNA (cytosine(1402)-N(4))-methyltransferase RsmH, whose translation MAGRRLEGGHHQPVMAERVAELLITNAKGAYLDLTAGGGGHLLALAAHLDPSARLYGADVDPEAVARTERTLHGIVQFQGVIRTPFGDIDRAVRNLKEDRFDGILLDLGISSYQLDDPSRGISFRFDGPLDMRFDPGTGATAADLVNSLKQSELKKILKDFGEERLAARIAGAIVRERQRGMILTTAQLKDIVTSVVSPPHQTKALARVFQALRVAVNRELDQLSRVLPAALSLLKSSSRLAVISYHSLEDRIVKRFFQEQGRGVCTCPPQLSRCECGAAPSLKIITRRPLTPSETEVASNPRARSARLRVAEKLA comes from the coding sequence ATGGCGGGTCGGAGGCTTGAAGGCGGCCACCATCAGCCGGTGATGGCTGAGCGGGTGGCCGAGCTGCTGATTACAAATGCTAAAGGCGCGTACCTCGATCTGACCGCAGGAGGCGGAGGCCATCTACTTGCCCTGGCCGCCCACCTCGATCCGTCAGCCAGACTATACGGAGCCGATGTCGACCCGGAAGCGGTAGCACGCACCGAGCGGACCCTGCATGGGATTGTACAGTTTCAGGGCGTTATCCGCACTCCGTTCGGCGATATCGACCGGGCTGTCAGGAACCTGAAAGAGGACCGTTTCGATGGCATCCTGCTCGACCTGGGTATCTCGTCGTACCAGCTCGATGACCCTTCGCGGGGCATCTCATTCCGTTTCGACGGACCGCTGGACATGCGTTTCGATCCCGGCACTGGTGCCACGGCAGCGGACCTGGTCAACAGTCTCAAGCAGAGCGAACTCAAGAAGATACTGAAGGATTTTGGAGAAGAGCGGCTGGCAGCAAGGATTGCTGGAGCTATTGTCAGGGAAAGACAAAGAGGGATGATCCTCACCACCGCACAGCTCAAGGACATCGTTACATCGGTAGTCAGCCCCCCGCACCAGACCAAAGCCCTGGCTCGGGTATTCCAGGCTTTGCGTGTTGCGGTTAATCGGGAACTGGACCAATTGAGCCGTGTCCTGCCCGCCGCTCTCTCCTTATTGAAGTCATCCAGTCGACTGGCAGTAATCTCATACCACTCTCTCGAAGACCGAATCGTCAAGAGGTTCTTCCAGGAGCAGGGCAGAGGTGTTTGCACCTGTCCACCGCAGTTGTCTCGCTGTGAATGCGGCGCCGCACCGTCGCTCAAGATCATCACGCGCCGCCCGCTAACACCGTCCGAGACTGAAGTAGCGTCCAACCCGAGGGCGCGATCGGCCCGTCTCAGAGTCGCGGAGAAACTCGCGTGA
- the mraZ gene encoding division/cell wall cluster transcriptional repressor MraZ: MTGFFGRYSTTIDEKGRCILPAKLRSVVDDSGKPLLAGDIFLTKGLEGCLAVYPAAEWDAIQVRMSSLEFTDPAYRSFSRRFYSFAAPVNADKNGRILIPAHLVAEADLQKELAVLGVNRWIEIWNPQLLKYYMEKFAGSYEDVAARLFSGNGGSEA, translated from the coding sequence TTGACCGGGTTTTTCGGACGGTATTCAACGACGATTGATGAAAAAGGCCGATGCATTCTGCCGGCCAAGCTTCGTTCTGTCGTCGACGATTCCGGAAAGCCTCTGCTGGCTGGGGACATCTTCCTCACCAAAGGTCTCGAGGGTTGTCTGGCGGTATATCCTGCAGCGGAGTGGGACGCCATCCAGGTACGGATGTCATCGCTCGAGTTTACCGATCCTGCGTACCGCTCATTCAGTCGCCGTTTTTATTCCTTTGCGGCGCCGGTCAACGCGGATAAGAATGGCCGCATTCTGATTCCGGCGCATCTGGTGGCCGAGGCCGACCTTCAGAAGGAACTCGCGGTGCTCGGTGTCAACCGCTGGATCGAGATCTGGAATCCGCAACTGCTCAAGTATTACATGGAGAAATTCGCCGGCAGTTACGAGGACGTGGCTGCCAGACTGTTTTCCGGAAATGGCGGGTCGGAGGCTTGA
- a CDS encoding C25 family cysteine peptidase, translating into MKPLGRLTYTVVSVLAASLSAIMPAAVSASSVEFDVNRVTVSQGDVTVVSYPLDETISVGSGLILPAHSCLIPLATHEEFASIRMDRDDSVDLGISLANHHRLDYTTSSENEYTAMEIAHNAADGIGTRPMEVLGTVMSADGLYAEVLLFPVTVDASGRLWFHRAIDIAIGARIIAPDSMVSRRTIMQDVRSQGLSSAMSGESDYLIVTSSALADAMQPLIGYRIETGYRAALETIENIRSRYFGRDAAEQLRNRLIDFHSTGGRYVLLAGDETVLPVRHAYHGTAYSPVPLDQLQVCDLYFADVNGEWDADGDGVWGEKYGDSPDLVPELLVGRLPVSSSVDAANYIAKLIQYETDPGAGDREYLERALFFSSDQMRDFGDRGQHGEIASAFPDRFVIDTASAVELVTGDDANPTNLAPNELAPIIRSGMGIINVIAHGRSDGFVLKSSGYNEWPKTYVLADSGGSGHAALSMFSANERPTFYYSLACNNGGFDLDQPPLNQAAPCVAEELIVDRGGAVGVVAYSRWGWIGSSYLLQAAFFDSLFAHPERTAVEALYASKANMYYYRDLVYGLNFFGDPALKIYTRRPEKPTISFTDEPAGLGVAVETGSPAVGCRLVLTEEGEELAEYVTDAAGRTVVDYPMQSTSVYRLTALVSGACVTQEDFIPSLVTGVHDDPGGWLPSRFALHQNYPNPFNPSTMIEFELPSADPVHLTVYNVLGQVVKTLAEGNFETGRHTVVWDGTEADGRPVASGVYFYRLQAGAATAVRKMILVR; encoded by the coding sequence ATGAAACCACTCGGCCGCTTGACATACACAGTAGTCAGCGTTCTTGCTGCCTCACTTAGCGCAATCATGCCTGCTGCTGTGTCGGCCAGCTCCGTGGAATTCGATGTGAACCGGGTGACCGTTTCACAGGGGGACGTCACTGTGGTAAGTTATCCGCTGGATGAAACGATTTCAGTTGGCTCGGGATTGATTCTTCCCGCGCATTCCTGTCTTATCCCTCTCGCCACGCACGAGGAGTTCGCCTCAATACGAATGGACAGAGACGATTCGGTCGATCTGGGAATCTCACTGGCGAATCATCATCGTCTTGACTACACCACATCATCCGAGAATGAGTACACCGCCATGGAAATCGCACACAATGCTGCCGACGGTATCGGAACGCGACCGATGGAGGTGCTCGGTACCGTAATGAGTGCCGACGGTCTCTATGCCGAGGTCCTGTTATTCCCGGTTACGGTGGATGCAAGTGGGAGGCTATGGTTTCATCGGGCGATCGATATCGCTATAGGCGCTCGAATCATAGCCCCAGACAGTATGGTGTCGCGCCGGACGATTATGCAGGACGTTCGAAGCCAGGGCCTATCGAGCGCTATGTCCGGAGAGTCGGACTATCTGATCGTCACCTCCTCTGCGCTCGCCGATGCCATGCAGCCGCTAATCGGTTACCGCATTGAAACCGGATACCGGGCGGCGCTCGAGACGATTGAGAACATCCGCTCGCGGTATTTCGGGCGGGATGCCGCGGAGCAGCTGCGCAATCGGTTGATAGATTTCCATTCGACCGGCGGACGGTATGTGCTTCTGGCCGGAGACGAAACGGTTCTGCCGGTGCGCCATGCGTATCATGGGACCGCGTACTCTCCGGTACCGCTCGATCAACTCCAGGTTTGCGATCTCTACTTTGCCGACGTCAACGGCGAATGGGACGCCGACGGCGACGGTGTCTGGGGCGAGAAGTACGGCGACTCTCCCGACCTGGTGCCGGAGCTTCTGGTGGGCCGGCTGCCCGTCAGCAGTTCTGTTGATGCTGCTAATTATATCGCGAAGTTGATTCAATACGAAACCGATCCCGGCGCGGGCGACCGCGAGTACCTCGAGCGGGCGCTGTTTTTCTCGTCGGATCAGATGCGCGACTTCGGCGACCGCGGTCAACACGGTGAAATCGCGAGCGCCTTTCCGGACCGGTTTGTCATCGATACCGCTTCAGCGGTGGAGTTGGTCACCGGTGATGACGCCAATCCCACCAACCTCGCCCCAAACGAACTGGCGCCGATCATCCGCAGCGGGATGGGGATAATCAACGTAATCGCGCATGGGCGGAGCGATGGCTTTGTGCTCAAATCGTCCGGTTACAACGAATGGCCGAAGACTTACGTGCTTGCCGACAGCGGCGGTTCCGGACATGCAGCGCTTTCGATGTTCTCGGCTAATGAAAGGCCCACTTTCTATTATTCCCTTGCCTGCAACAACGGTGGTTTCGATCTGGACCAGCCGCCGCTGAATCAGGCGGCTCCGTGCGTTGCCGAGGAGCTGATTGTCGACCGCGGTGGCGCGGTTGGTGTAGTCGCCTATTCGCGCTGGGGGTGGATTGGGTCAAGCTACCTTCTGCAGGCGGCGTTTTTCGATTCGCTCTTTGCCCACCCGGAACGGACCGCAGTCGAAGCGCTGTACGCATCGAAAGCGAACATGTACTATTATCGCGACCTGGTTTACGGCCTGAACTTCTTCGGCGATCCCGCCCTGAAGATTTATACGCGGCGACCGGAGAAACCCACCATCAGCTTCACCGACGAGCCGGCCGGGCTCGGTGTGGCGGTAGAAACCGGTTCGCCCGCCGTAGGCTGTCGCCTGGTACTCACCGAAGAGGGCGAAGAGTTGGCGGAATATGTCACTGACGCGGCAGGGCGCACCGTCGTCGATTATCCGATGCAAAGCACCAGCGTCTATCGGCTGACGGCACTGGTCAGCGGCGCCTGTGTCACCCAGGAGGACTTCATTCCGTCGCTAGTGACCGGAGTCCATGATGACCCTGGCGGTTGGTTGCCCTCCCGATTTGCACTTCATCAGAACTATCCAAACCCGTTCAACCCGAGCACAATGATCGAGTTCGAGTTGCCCAGTGCCGACCCGGTACACCTGACCGTCTACAACGTGCTCGGCCAAGTAGTAAAGACACTCGCCGAGGGCAACTTCGAAACAGGCCGGCATACTGTCGTCTGGGATGGAACCGAAGCAGATGGGCGGCCGGTCGCCAGCGGTGTCTACTTCTATCGTCTGCAGGCGGGAGCAGCCACCGCGGTCAGGAAGATGATCCTCGTCCGGTGA
- a CDS encoding glycosyltransferase family 2 protein: MTDQTPEISAIVIVFNGRAFLPDLMRTLTDNLAFTSYELLLVDNGSSDGSVEFIRENYPGAQLVENSANLGFARAANIGLNRARGAFLYILNQDLRFPPGATRALLERLTSEPALGMIGPGYVYFDGRPHKSARALPTYRHVIYRALLLDRLFPHHREFSHWRMGWFDHKGEMYVDQPMGAVMLLPRTVVEEVGYLDESFPILFNDVDYCHRLKLAGYRLLYYPKATVEHHVGASTSLRPYRMKIISHTSMYRYLRKYARWYEFPLLWLCGLLLMVGLGISLAVGFARRQLTGRGSSS; this comes from the coding sequence ATGACCGACCAGACACCAGAAATCTCTGCTATTGTCATCGTCTTTAACGGCCGTGCTTTTCTGCCCGACCTGATGCGCACGCTCACCGACAACCTTGCCTTTACATCGTATGAGTTACTTCTCGTTGACAATGGATCTAGTGACGGCTCGGTAGAGTTCATCAGGGAGAACTATCCGGGCGCACAGCTTGTGGAAAACAGCGCCAATCTGGGCTTCGCCCGCGCGGCAAATATCGGCCTGAACCGGGCGAGAGGTGCGTTCCTGTACATCCTGAATCAGGATCTTCGCTTCCCCCCGGGAGCCACCAGGGCCCTTCTTGAACGGCTGACGAGCGAACCCGCGCTCGGCATGATCGGGCCGGGGTATGTCTACTTTGACGGCCGCCCGCACAAATCGGCTCGCGCGCTACCAACGTATCGCCACGTCATCTACCGGGCTCTCCTGCTGGATCGGCTCTTTCCGCATCACCGGGAGTTCTCGCACTGGCGTATGGGCTGGTTCGACCACAAGGGCGAAATGTATGTCGACCAGCCGATGGGCGCCGTGATGCTGCTGCCGAGGACGGTGGTCGAGGAGGTAGGTTACCTGGACGAGTCGTTTCCCATTCTCTTTAACGATGTCGACTATTGCCATCGCCTGAAACTGGCGGGGTACCGGCTGCTTTATTATCCGAAGGCGACAGTCGAACATCATGTGGGCGCGTCGACCAGCCTGCGCCCCTACCGCATGAAGATCATCTCGCACACGTCGATGTACCGTTATCTCAGGAAGTACGCCAGGTGGTACGAATTCCCGCTTCTATGGCTGTGCGGGCTTTTGCTTATGGTCGGCCTCGGGATTTCGCTGGCGGTCGGCTTTGCGCGACGTCAGCTCACCGGACGAGGATCATCTTCCTGA
- a CDS encoding glycosyltransferase: MAGPPAMTERPLRVLVLADSRAFHTERYAAELERQGCEVLTASLESGAMPHHALRRRGPIKALHYALGASEVRALFRRSRPDIVNPHFASGYGFLAALADRRSSLPIVLQLWGSDILIGPHKSVFHRHKTKLALESADCVLADSDFILEEASKIGKLRDSRTIAWGIERNYLVYRRANMSLSRPLRILAPRPHEEVYNNMFIIRALADLCNSGEVTLTFPNFGGLLMRFKDEAAHRVSRGVAFYEKLPRPEYLEFVAGHDVYLSAAISDSSPASLLEAMGLGLIPVIGDIPGVREWVTKDSGFLFDLSDVQSLSSVISRILTADQDFEKMRLRNAEMIEQRGIFENNIAETINVFREVIARRSA; the protein is encoded by the coding sequence ATGGCTGGGCCGCCTGCTATGACCGAGCGGCCATTGCGGGTATTGGTGCTCGCGGACAGCCGAGCCTTCCACACCGAACGATATGCCGCCGAACTGGAGCGCCAGGGCTGCGAAGTGCTGACGGCATCGCTCGAGTCCGGCGCCATGCCGCATCATGCCCTGCGTCGGCGCGGGCCGATCAAGGCGCTACACTATGCTCTGGGAGCGTCGGAGGTACGCGCATTGTTCAGGCGTTCTCGGCCGGATATTGTCAATCCGCACTTCGCCTCCGGCTACGGATTCCTGGCGGCGCTGGCCGACCGGCGGAGTTCGTTGCCGATCGTGCTGCAACTGTGGGGCTCCGACATTTTGATCGGGCCGCACAAGTCGGTATTTCACCGCCACAAGACCAAACTGGCGCTCGAATCGGCCGACTGCGTGTTGGCCGATTCGGACTTCATTCTGGAAGAGGCGAGCAAGATCGGCAAACTGCGTGATTCGAGAACGATTGCCTGGGGGATTGAACGGAATTACTTGGTATATCGACGTGCTAATATGAGCTTGTCGCGCCCGCTGAGGATACTGGCGCCGCGCCCGCATGAAGAGGTGTACAACAACATGTTCATCATTCGTGCATTGGCCGATCTGTGCAATTCCGGCGAAGTGACCTTGACTTTTCCTAACTTCGGGGGACTCCTGATGAGGTTTAAGGATGAGGCAGCGCATCGGGTCAGCCGGGGAGTGGCTTTTTACGAGAAGCTGCCGCGGCCGGAGTATCTCGAGTTCGTCGCGGGGCACGACGTATACCTTTCGGCTGCGATTTCTGATTCATCGCCGGCGTCTCTGCTCGAAGCCATGGGGCTGGGACTGATCCCTGTGATCGGCGATATCCCCGGCGTGCGCGAATGGGTGACGAAAGACTCCGGCTTTCTCTTTGACCTCTCGGACGTACAGAGTTTGTCGTCGGTGATTTCCCGTATTCTGACAGCGGACCAGGATTTTGAGAAAATGCGTCTCCGAAATGCCGAGATGATCGAACAAAGAGGTATCTTCGAGAACAACATCGCCGAGACGATTAACGTCTTCCGCGAAGTTATAGCGAGGCGCTCCGCATGA
- a CDS encoding GNAT family N-acetyltransferase: protein MRRLLTEELPSHAAVWLQRRTLLGSPTFVSLWETMGGLAVYWAWFEREKLIAVLPSVQFGTGRLARLQAMPDGLYTRAHFLEGAADKAAIVGQFAASIASQTFSKVYIHDYYGQLGTVAGYERIECETNQVDIGSGNWLPPDKKLQSEIRKALREEVPVRDFSLNRHLDPFLDLMSRTEKRHGRVPRYSGEFYRALGRLAMTDMRIRWLVCEQGDELAASHIYFVEGDMLLNWQVYFDKRFSSLKPNQLITYSLARELALRGVRILNLGATPVDAESLTAYKMKWGGDVYRYPCWRRYSWLGRLL from the coding sequence GTGCGCAGACTTCTGACCGAAGAGCTGCCGTCCCACGCGGCGGTCTGGCTGCAACGCCGGACGCTTCTTGGTTCGCCGACGTTTGTGTCACTTTGGGAGACTATGGGTGGTCTCGCCGTGTACTGGGCCTGGTTCGAGCGTGAGAAGCTGATAGCCGTTCTACCGAGCGTGCAGTTTGGGACGGGCCGCCTGGCCAGGCTGCAGGCGATGCCCGACGGGCTTTATACCAGGGCGCACTTTCTTGAGGGAGCAGCCGACAAGGCGGCGATTGTCGGACAATTCGCTGCCTCGATTGCATCGCAGACGTTTAGCAAAGTATACATCCATGACTATTACGGTCAGTTAGGCACAGTCGCCGGCTATGAGCGGATAGAGTGTGAGACCAACCAAGTGGATATTGGATCGGGCAACTGGCTGCCGCCGGACAAGAAGCTCCAGTCTGAAATCCGCAAGGCTCTCCGCGAAGAAGTACCTGTGCGGGATTTCAGCCTGAACCGACATCTCGATCCGTTCCTCGACCTCATGTCCCGTACCGAAAAACGACATGGCCGGGTACCCCGGTACTCGGGCGAGTTCTACCGGGCGTTGGGGCGTCTCGCGATGACCGACATGCGCATTCGCTGGCTCGTGTGCGAGCAGGGCGACGAACTGGCGGCGTCACATATCTACTTTGTCGAGGGCGACATGCTGCTCAACTGGCAGGTGTACTTCGACAAGCGTTTCTCGTCACTGAAGCCGAACCAGCTGATTACGTATTCGCTCGCACGCGAGCTCGCCCTGCGCGGAGTCAGGATACTCAATCTTGGTGCGACACCCGTTGACGCCGAAAGTCTGACCGCCTATAAGATGAAATGGGGTGGAGATGTCTATCGGTATCCCTGCTGGCGGCGATACTCATGGCTGGGCCGCCTGCTATGA